A region of Paraburkholderia sp. BL23I1N1 DNA encodes the following proteins:
- the lhpI gene encoding bifunctional Delta(1)-pyrroline-2-carboxylate/Delta(1)-piperideine-2-carboxylate reductase translates to MTSLSTRNFDARATAALLGYPQLMRVLRETIVEYGAGRIVSPERLSIPMQEGGLMLSMPSSAEDIAIHKLVNVCPSNGKHHLPTIHGQVIACDAHTGEMLFVLDGPTVTGRRTAAVTVLGIQTLHVAAPREILIIGTGKQAANHAEALAIAFPEAKLFAKGGSQAKTEEFVKRTRAVAPTLAALTSDEIPDSIDVVITLTTSKSPVYSETARPGRLVVGVGAFTPDAAEIAKGTVDGSFVVVDDPVGARHEAGDLIQAQVDWNLVAPLAKALAGELSPDGPILFKSVGCAAWDLAACRVARAALAEAE, encoded by the coding sequence ATGACTTCTCTCAGCACACGAAATTTTGATGCTCGCGCGACCGCCGCCCTGCTTGGCTACCCGCAATTGATGCGTGTGCTTCGCGAGACCATCGTCGAGTACGGCGCAGGGCGAATCGTGAGCCCAGAACGTTTGTCCATTCCGATGCAGGAGGGCGGGCTCATGTTGTCCATGCCGTCCAGCGCGGAAGACATCGCCATTCACAAGCTGGTCAACGTGTGCCCTTCGAACGGAAAGCATCACTTGCCGACCATTCACGGCCAGGTGATCGCATGTGATGCGCACACCGGAGAAATGCTGTTTGTTCTCGACGGGCCGACCGTCACGGGAAGGCGCACGGCGGCGGTTACCGTCCTGGGGATCCAGACGCTTCACGTTGCAGCGCCGCGCGAAATTCTCATCATCGGCACAGGCAAACAGGCGGCGAATCACGCCGAGGCGCTCGCAATAGCTTTCCCCGAAGCCAAACTTTTCGCCAAAGGCGGCTCGCAGGCGAAAACGGAAGAATTTGTGAAGCGCACTCGCGCGGTGGCACCAACGCTGGCTGCTCTAACCAGCGATGAAATCCCGGACAGCATCGACGTGGTTATTACGCTGACCACCAGCAAGTCGCCGGTCTATTCGGAGACAGCGCGGCCGGGTCGCCTGGTTGTCGGCGTCGGCGCATTCACGCCAGACGCAGCAGAAATCGCAAAGGGCACCGTGGACGGCAGCTTCGTGGTCGTCGACGACCCGGTTGGCGCGCGGCACGAAGCAGGCGATCTTATCCAGGCACAGGTCGACTGGAACCTGGTCGCGCCACTCGCAAAAGCGCTCGCTGGCGAACTGAGCCCCGATGGACCCATTCTGTTCAAGAGCGTCGGGTGTGCCGCGTGGGATCTGGCCGCCTGCCGCGTCGCACGCGCGGCGCTTGCCGAGGCTGAATAA
- a CDS encoding DUF1254 domain-containing protein: MKAPKWISSWIAAGLLGLSVAACSSSGTSPGNGAAAGVAIPTDEQIVSAWDYLYGRYLVLQQENYDINVEKVGYNKIKYNPLGSTQFVNPNPDVAYLEAWLAADRDHAVILNVPRVKGRYYTAELLDGWGEVIANINERTYPDHPYGKFALVIKGTNPPVPSDAVKIELPSAKAKMLARVELKGSPKTAVRLQHQFTVQASPDIVIDPPFAVPAFTPAAPIRAEIFDHVTEVLATYPDAMPKAPEFQASAVNVANYMKGNDSARKRVDDVIRTKAIPGFLAGAKGFGTQKGGGPSLTSRVNLAMT, translated from the coding sequence ATGAAAGCGCCGAAGTGGATCTCTTCCTGGATCGCGGCTGGTTTGCTCGGGTTGAGCGTGGCTGCCTGCAGTTCGTCTGGTACATCACCGGGAAACGGTGCGGCCGCGGGCGTGGCAATTCCCACGGATGAGCAGATCGTCTCTGCGTGGGACTATCTGTATGGACGCTATCTGGTGTTGCAGCAGGAGAATTACGACATCAACGTCGAGAAGGTCGGCTACAACAAGATCAAATACAACCCACTGGGGTCGACCCAGTTCGTGAATCCAAACCCGGACGTAGCCTATCTTGAGGCATGGCTTGCCGCAGACCGCGATCATGCTGTCATCCTGAACGTGCCTCGCGTCAAGGGTCGTTACTACACGGCTGAGTTGCTCGATGGATGGGGTGAAGTCATCGCCAATATCAACGAGCGAACGTACCCTGACCACCCTTATGGAAAGTTCGCGCTGGTGATCAAAGGAACCAATCCGCCGGTGCCGTCCGATGCCGTCAAGATCGAGTTGCCTTCTGCCAAAGCGAAGATGCTTGCGCGTGTGGAACTGAAGGGGTCCCCGAAAACGGCGGTGCGGCTGCAACACCAGTTCACGGTGCAAGCGTCGCCCGACATCGTGATTGATCCGCCCTTTGCCGTCCCCGCCTTTACGCCGGCTGCGCCGATCCGCGCTGAGATATTCGATCACGTAACTGAAGTACTGGCTACCTATCCGGACGCCATGCCGAAGGCTCCGGAGTTCCAGGCGAGCGCAGTCAACGTGGCCAACTACATGAAGGGCAACGACAGCGCGCGCAAGCGGGTCGACGATGTCATCAGGACCAAGGCAATTCCTGGCTTTCTTGCGGGTGCCAAGGGTTTCGGTACGCAGAAAGGGGGTGGTCCGTCTCTTACGTCGCGGGTAAATTTGGCAATGACGTGA
- a CDS encoding IS630 family transposase, with amino-acid sequence MKQATLAKLQRAVRDKVVRLLYLDEAGFHGSPPVQRSWSPRGLPHQVEPNHHCRRSVIGALDFGENTLIHAAHSGTIKAPNVEHFIDGVLAGAASMPTVIVLDNASIHHAINEATRQRWLLEHKTVLFYLPAYSPELNMIEIVWRHLKYRWRRALTWTRETIDTELTALPSRYGQDFQTDFS; translated from the coding sequence ATGAAGCAGGCCACGCTCGCGAAGCTCCAGCGGGCTGTACGAGACAAAGTCGTGCGACTGCTGTATCTGGACGAGGCCGGCTTTCATGGATCGCCGCCGGTGCAGCGTAGCTGGTCACCGCGAGGCTTGCCCCATCAGGTCGAACCAAATCATCATTGCCGTCGCAGCGTGATCGGCGCGCTGGACTTCGGCGAAAACACGCTGATCCACGCCGCACATAGCGGGACTATCAAAGCCCCGAATGTCGAGCACTTCATCGACGGCGTGCTTGCGGGCGCCGCCAGTATGCCCACCGTGATCGTGCTGGACAATGCGAGCATCCATCACGCTATCAACGAGGCAACGCGGCAACGCTGGCTGCTTGAACATAAGACCGTCCTGTTTTATCTGCCTGCGTACAGTCCCGAACTGAACATGATCGAGATCGTCTGGCGGCACCTGAAATATCGATGGCGTCGAGCCCTCACCTGGACACGCGAAACCATCGACACCGAACTTACAGCACTGCCAAGCAGATACGGTCAAGATTTTCAAACCGATTTTTCGTGA
- a CDS encoding AMP-binding protein: MGLLRRIPLEGCGGAAHARIAPGDIAKLLLTSGSTGSPKLVVNTHGMLSANQHVIAQCWTFVDQTAPVVVDWLPWSHTFGANHNFNLILRHGGTLYVDDGRPAPGLIERSVDNLRDVAPTLHFNVPRGFDALAPFLENDDAFAARFYSRLQVLFYAAASLPPQLRERFERVAARHRRADAEPVFFASAWGATETAPLVTSVHFRHNSVGNIGVPAPGNELKFVPNGGKFEMRVRGPSVSPGYLNDPDASAAALDEEGFYRTADAGKLCDPADPNAGVPFDGRVAEDFKLSSGTWVSVGALRVNAVDALAPFALDVVVAGHDRAEIGLLIFPTTALRALAPELDAATATGIELGRREAVREAVCRGLRDLARDVGGALA, encoded by the coding sequence TTGGGTCTCCTTCGCCGAATACCTCTTGAAGGTTGCGGTGGAGCGGCGCATGCACGCATTGCACCGGGCGACATCGCGAAGCTGCTGCTGACTTCGGGCTCGACGGGCAGTCCCAAGCTTGTCGTCAATACGCACGGCATGCTGAGCGCCAATCAGCACGTGATTGCGCAGTGCTGGACGTTCGTCGATCAAACCGCGCCGGTTGTTGTCGACTGGTTGCCGTGGAGCCATACGTTCGGCGCCAATCACAACTTCAACCTGATCTTGCGCCATGGCGGCACGCTGTACGTCGACGATGGACGGCCGGCGCCCGGTCTGATCGAACGCAGTGTCGACAATCTGCGCGACGTCGCGCCGACGCTTCATTTCAACGTGCCACGCGGATTCGACGCGCTTGCGCCGTTTCTGGAAAACGACGACGCGTTTGCCGCGCGCTTCTACTCCCGATTGCAGGTGCTGTTTTACGCAGCGGCGAGCTTGCCGCCGCAACTGCGCGAACGCTTCGAACGCGTCGCGGCGCGTCATCGCCGCGCCGACGCTGAGCCGGTTTTCTTCGCGTCCGCGTGGGGCGCGACCGAGACCGCGCCGCTCGTGACCAGTGTGCATTTCCGGCACAACAGTGTCGGCAATATCGGTGTCCCTGCACCGGGCAATGAACTGAAGTTTGTCCCGAACGGCGGCAAGTTCGAAATGCGCGTGCGCGGACCTTCGGTCTCGCCAGGCTATCTGAACGATCCGGACGCGAGCGCCGCTGCCCTCGACGAAGAGGGCTTTTACCGGACCGCCGACGCCGGCAAGCTGTGCGACCCCGCCGATCCAAATGCCGGCGTGCCGTTCGACGGACGCGTGGCCGAGGACTTCAAGCTGTCGAGCGGCACATGGGTATCGGTCGGCGCGCTTCGGGTCAACGCGGTGGATGCGCTCGCGCCGTTCGCGCTCGACGTCGTGGTTGCCGGTCACGATCGCGCTGAAATCGGCTTGCTGATTTTCCCGACCACGGCGCTGCGCGCGCTTGCGCCGGAGCTCGATGCCGCGACGGCGACAGGCATCGAACTGGGTCGCCGCGAGGCGGTTCGCGAGGCTGTGTGTCGAGGACTGCGCGATCTCGCTCGCGATGTCGGCGGCGCCCTCGCTTGA
- a CDS encoding DUF1214 domain-containing protein, with protein sequence MARDIINYGGLWANSISEAIYFVGLTDSDKQPLDGSKTYEIRFAKGEKPDAHVNGFWSVTLYSVPDYRVVPNAIHRYNLNNVSHLKTNADGSTNIWLAPVRPKNVAQSNWLPTPEGKGFSLNFRAYVPKQEVQQGEWFPAPIMAVQ encoded by the coding sequence ATGGCGCGTGACATCATTAACTACGGCGGTCTTTGGGCAAATTCTATTAGCGAGGCCATCTATTTCGTAGGACTGACCGATAGCGACAAGCAGCCGCTTGATGGCAGCAAGACCTACGAGATCCGGTTTGCCAAAGGCGAAAAGCCGGACGCGCACGTGAATGGATTCTGGTCAGTCACGCTGTACAGCGTGCCGGACTACCGCGTGGTGCCCAACGCGATTCACCGCTATAACCTGAATAACGTGTCCCATCTGAAGACCAACGCGGACGGCAGTACCAATATCTGGCTGGCACCCGTACGGCCAAAGAACGTGGCGCAAAGCAATTGGCTGCCTACGCCCGAGGGCAAGGGCTTCTCTCTGAATTTCCGCGCGTACGTGCCGAAGCAGGAAGTCCAGCAAGGTGAATGGTTCCCTGCACCGATCATGGCAGTGCAATAA
- a CDS encoding branched-chain amino acid ABC transporter substrate-binding protein, which yields MRRLVTTMAALMATGFTLSASAQVVVTIGHSAPLTGPQAPNGKDNENGARLAVEELNKTGVTVAGQKVTFKLDSEDDQADPKIGVQVAQKLVDSGVIAVVGPYNSGVAIPASRVFNTGGVPILPVASNPALTKQGFKNIFRIGASDEQLGGTMGQFAAKTLKAKTAAVIDDRTAYGQGVAEQFVKVAKANGIQIVDQEFTNSSATDFLGILTTIKAKNPDVIFFGGYAAQGAPMAKQMRQRGLRAKLLGGDGICSADMGKVAGDAASIVYCAQGGIALEKSAAGREFLQKYKAAYNIDTQVYAVSYYDGVKMLADAMVKAGTTTDKAKLTAQLAKENYKGVAGTYSFDEYGDLKGAPTTVYTIKNGLPVPYGE from the coding sequence ATGCGCCGTCTCGTGACAACAATGGCCGCCTTGATGGCCACTGGCTTTACTCTGTCTGCAAGTGCTCAAGTCGTTGTAACGATAGGTCATTCGGCTCCGCTCACCGGCCCGCAAGCGCCGAACGGCAAAGACAACGAAAATGGCGCGCGTCTCGCCGTCGAGGAATTGAACAAGACCGGCGTCACCGTTGCAGGTCAGAAGGTGACGTTCAAACTGGACTCGGAAGACGACCAGGCCGATCCGAAAATCGGCGTGCAAGTTGCGCAGAAGCTGGTCGACAGCGGCGTGATCGCTGTCGTTGGACCGTACAACTCAGGGGTCGCCATTCCGGCGTCGCGCGTCTTCAACACCGGCGGCGTTCCCATCTTGCCGGTCGCGTCCAATCCGGCACTGACGAAGCAGGGTTTCAAGAACATTTTCCGGATCGGGGCGAGCGATGAACAACTCGGCGGCACGATGGGTCAATTCGCAGCGAAAACGCTGAAGGCGAAAACGGCGGCCGTGATCGACGACCGTACCGCGTACGGCCAGGGCGTCGCCGAACAGTTCGTCAAGGTTGCCAAAGCGAACGGCATCCAGATTGTCGATCAGGAGTTCACCAATTCGTCGGCAACGGACTTCCTCGGGATTCTCACCACCATCAAGGCCAAGAATCCTGACGTGATCTTTTTCGGCGGCTATGCAGCGCAGGGCGCGCCGATGGCCAAACAGATGCGTCAACGCGGATTGCGGGCGAAGCTGCTTGGCGGCGACGGCATCTGCTCGGCTGACATGGGCAAGGTTGCCGGCGACGCAGCGTCGATCGTCTACTGCGCTCAGGGTGGCATCGCGCTTGAGAAGTCGGCTGCGGGCCGCGAGTTCCTGCAGAAGTACAAGGCGGCCTACAACATCGATACGCAGGTCTACGCCGTCAGCTACTACGACGGTGTGAAGATGCTCGCCGACGCGATGGTGAAAGCCGGAACGACGACCGACAAGGCGAAGCTCACTGCTCAACTTGCTAAGGAAAACTACAAGGGTGTCGCCGGCACCTACTCGTTCGACGAGTATGGTGACCTGAAGGGTGCACCGACCACCGTGTACACCATCAAGAACGGTTTGCCGGTTCCGTACGGCGAGTAA
- a CDS encoding nuclear transport factor 2 family protein, which yields MHAPLHRNLQEVFGEGDPIRRRAAIKDLYTDDCALYAPPGIFPGHDALDKFAGELRATHPHFAYTPVGEPQTLHNAGRLAWSSGAPGEAPDYTGIDVIIVRDGKIAALYVFLDSLPT from the coding sequence GTGCATGCGCCGCTCCACCGCAACCTTCAAGAGGTATTCGGCGAAGGAGACCCAATCCGACGTCGCGCCGCGATCAAGGATCTGTACACCGACGACTGTGCGCTCTACGCTCCACCGGGCATCTTCCCCGGCCATGACGCACTCGACAAGTTTGCGGGGGAACTGCGCGCGACGCACCCTCATTTCGCCTACACGCCTGTTGGCGAGCCACAGACTCTGCACAACGCTGGGCGTCTCGCATGGAGTTCGGGTGCGCCCGGCGAAGCGCCAGACTACACCGGCATCGACGTGATCATCGTTCGCGACGGCAAGATCGCGGCACTCTACGTCTTCCTCGATTCTCTTCCGACCTAA
- a CDS encoding FadR/GntR family transcriptional regulator, with amino-acid sequence MASARIEFESDFRPLQIYEQVSEKIRAEIRSGRFLPDARLPSERELAALFGVGRPAVREAIGALQNEGLVTTKRNSGTYVASSAPQLLASASSAEMSGTGLASDFSPSATLDVRLILEPAIARRAAVHKKRDLQAEHYLSQMETLTDVADPEERALWNNSDRLFHRQLAVMTGDALLIKIAEEIAATMDQSLWKRLKDDGIYDPTRIRLYVAEHRLIYEAIVTGNADAAAFYVEQHIHRVQRDIAPQ; translated from the coding sequence ATGGCTTCCGCCCGCATTGAGTTTGAAAGCGACTTCCGACCGTTGCAGATTTACGAACAGGTTTCGGAAAAGATCCGCGCTGAAATTCGTTCAGGGCGCTTTCTTCCCGACGCACGCTTGCCGTCCGAGCGCGAATTGGCTGCCCTGTTCGGTGTCGGGCGGCCAGCGGTTCGTGAGGCCATCGGGGCGCTGCAAAACGAAGGGCTCGTCACGACGAAGCGAAACTCGGGAACGTATGTAGCCTCTAGTGCTCCCCAGTTGTTGGCTTCCGCTTCGTCGGCGGAGATGAGTGGGACCGGCCTGGCTTCAGACTTCAGTCCCTCCGCGACCTTGGACGTCAGGCTGATCCTCGAGCCGGCCATCGCGCGGCGCGCGGCGGTGCATAAGAAGCGTGACCTCCAGGCGGAGCACTACCTGTCGCAGATGGAAACGCTGACCGACGTGGCGGATCCGGAAGAACGCGCGCTGTGGAACAACAGCGACCGGCTCTTTCATCGGCAGCTCGCGGTGATGACGGGGGACGCTCTACTGATCAAGATCGCAGAGGAAATTGCCGCAACAATGGACCAGTCGCTCTGGAAGCGGCTAAAAGATGACGGCATCTACGATCCAACCCGGATTCGTCTTTATGTCGCGGAACATCGCCTGATTTACGAGGCGATTGTCACGGGCAACGCCGATGCGGCAGCGTTCTATGTGGAGCAGCACATTCATCGGGTTCAGCGGGACATCGCGCCGCAATAG
- a CDS encoding helix-turn-helix domain-containing protein has protein sequence MQQLSINHRYRDTRTRAAGLLKLGRGIRPQAIAEQFGVSARSVYNWFHAWRGSGICGLMGGHCGGRRPLLSEAQIAVALEIARTEPLTLVRIAQRVEAVLNEPLPCKIETLGEALKRSGFSFKRNRFSLKKSATKKRSP, from the coding sequence TTGCAGCAGTTGTCGATCAACCACCGTTACCGGGATACGCGCACGCGTGCAGCTGGCCTGCTGAAGCTGGGGCGTGGGATCAGGCCGCAGGCGATTGCCGAACAGTTCGGCGTGAGTGCCCGGAGCGTCTACAACTGGTTTCACGCGTGGCGTGGGAGTGGCATATGCGGCCTGATGGGCGGTCACTGCGGCGGCCGGCGGCCGCTGCTGTCCGAAGCCCAGATCGCGGTGGCCCTTGAGATCGCGCGGACCGAGCCACTGACCTTGGTACGTATTGCCCAGCGAGTCGAGGCCGTGCTCAACGAACCACTGCCATGTAAAATCGAAACGCTCGGCGAGGCGCTCAAGCGCAGCGGCTTCTCGTTCAAACGCAACCGTTTCTCGCTCAAAAAAAGCGCAACGAAGAAGCGTTCGCCATGA
- a CDS encoding c-type cytochrome, protein MIGTRSINKLHGSLRSLSIATLIGFASASHAQSAVNAQDTVGAKAPSIAACVACHGALGAGTVSGGPRLAGENPDYLAHALSMFKAGTRTSAVMQTVALNLSDSEMHELASFFLKQNPPLPEGAPPSQSLVIAGKQLAEMGAGSNVPACFTCHAAGGKGNGARFPAIAGEPAAFVVARLHEFQARAKGTTPAPGTMTAVAATLSDTQIEAAAAYLSVTRP, encoded by the coding sequence ATGATCGGTACACGTTCTATCAACAAGCTGCACGGCAGCTTGCGTTCGCTTTCGATTGCGACGCTCATCGGTTTCGCAAGCGCCTCTCATGCACAGTCCGCCGTGAATGCGCAAGATACGGTCGGGGCGAAGGCGCCGTCCATCGCTGCCTGTGTTGCATGCCACGGCGCATTGGGCGCCGGCACCGTAAGTGGCGGGCCGCGACTCGCCGGCGAAAATCCAGATTATCTCGCGCACGCATTGTCAATGTTCAAGGCAGGCACGCGCACAAGCGCCGTCATGCAGACCGTTGCACTCAATCTTTCCGATAGCGAGATGCACGAGCTCGCAAGTTTTTTTTTGAAGCAGAACCCACCGCTTCCCGAAGGCGCGCCGCCGTCGCAGAGCCTGGTGATTGCCGGAAAGCAGCTTGCCGAGATGGGTGCAGGATCCAACGTTCCCGCCTGTTTCACTTGCCACGCGGCAGGCGGCAAAGGCAATGGCGCGCGCTTTCCGGCTATCGCAGGCGAACCGGCGGCGTTTGTCGTCGCCCGGTTACACGAATTTCAGGCGCGCGCGAAAGGGACAACACCGGCACCGGGAACGATGACGGCCGTCGCGGCGACGCTGAGCGATACGCAGATCGAAGCGGCTGCAGCGTACCTTTCGGTGACCAGACCTTGA
- a CDS encoding S9 family peptidase, producing the protein MVALDETGPTTMKGNFLIRTAGYWTSAGDAIAIVDAPSDQSSGMNDAFRLSEAHAQDLHAVVATLRQRFPGAKIALVGTSRGTISVGNVLQREPHLADAYVLTSPVTIAARGERGLSGMHWDLGATPVLVVSNENDACRVSPFNAARALAEDSRLQFLAVSSSERGGARANECGAKAPHGFLGIETQVLSAVSRWLAGPGSVGTPPH; encoded by the coding sequence GTGGTCGCCCTTGATGAAACCGGTCCGACGACAATGAAGGGAAATTTTCTGATCCGGACTGCCGGCTACTGGACTTCCGCGGGCGACGCTATCGCTATCGTCGACGCGCCGTCGGATCAATCTTCCGGCATGAACGACGCGTTCCGTCTGAGCGAAGCTCACGCTCAGGACTTACACGCCGTCGTCGCAACGCTCAGGCAGCGCTTCCCAGGCGCGAAGATCGCCCTTGTGGGTACCAGCCGGGGCACGATTTCAGTCGGCAATGTGCTCCAGCGAGAGCCACACCTGGCCGACGCCTATGTGCTGACCTCGCCCGTCACGATCGCCGCACGCGGCGAGCGCGGGCTGTCAGGCATGCACTGGGACCTCGGCGCTACGCCCGTTCTGGTGGTGTCGAACGAAAATGACGCATGCCGCGTGTCACCGTTTAACGCGGCCCGCGCGCTCGCTGAGGACAGCCGCTTGCAGTTCCTGGCGGTATCAAGCAGTGAGCGCGGCGGGGCTCGCGCCAATGAATGCGGGGCGAAGGCGCCGCATGGCTTTCTTGGCATCGAGACGCAAGTGCTGTCGGCTGTGTCGCGATGGCTCGCCGGTCCCGGTTCGGTTGGAACTCCGCCGCATTAA